GGGTGATTGGCGCTCCGAATTTTATGCAACCGGCGGTACTCGTCGATCGCGCCGTTGTAGACCGCGCGAAAGGAGGGCGCGTCACTCCACAAATGGAGGGCGAACCGCGCGAACGACTCGGTGCTGTAGACCTGGCTCAGCGGGACTTCCAGCGTTTGCAGTCCCCAATCGATCTCTAACTGATGGCGGGCCTGGGCGAAACTGCGGCCGATGTTGTCGGTCGACTCGGCCGCTTGCAGCACGCGCGGCCAAAACGATTCGATCAGCGGGCTGTCGACCAGCGGTCGAATCGCTTCCGCCGCTTGTTCGCCAAATTGCCGGAACGTCGCGGGGTTGAGAATCGTTCGTTCTTCCCACGCGATCGGCGGTGATGAGTCGTCAAACGAAACGCGGCGGTGGTTCCAAGTACCGTCGCCGTCTACCTGGGGAACGGCGATCGCCGGACTGGCGACGGTATCATTGTCAACGATCAGGTTGATCGGCGTTGCGCCGGCGGCTCGGCTGACCGAATCGAGCAGGAAGTTTTTGAACCAGACGCCGGGGTGAAACAGCCCCGGTTGATGGCCGGCCATCACGATCGGCGCAGCTTCGTCGGGCAAGTCGAAGGACGGTCGATAGGCGAACGTGTAGTTGCTCGCGAGCGCGACAAGCTGGCGACGGGCGATCTGCGAAAGCTGAGCCAGTGAGACGCCGCCGATCTCGATCGATGTTGCGTCAAGCGCAGCGGAACGCTGTTGGAGTAGCTGGACAGCTTCGGCGGCGGTTGGCTCGATCAAGGCCGAACCATGGCTTCGCGGAGCGCGAAGCGGGCGATACTCAAGTTCCGCTGGCGTCATACTTCGTGCCCGCTTGGTTAGAGCCGAGGGGCGTTAGCCGCCGAGCGAAATGGCCGCGCCATCCACTTCGACTTCGCCGCGGGCCATCGTTCGGTCCAGCACCAGGTGATAGTAGTTGAGCCGAGTCGTGCCGTCGTCGAGCGCGCCGCCAAACGAACGTTTTTCGTCCAGGTAAACAAGCGGGACCGGAAGTTCGATCACGTTGAGCCCGGCTCGGGCCGCTTCGACCCACAGTTCCAACGGCATTGCGTACCCAAACTCGGTCACCGGCAATTGGCTGACGGTGTCGACGCGGTACGCTTTAAAACCGCAAAAAGCGTCGGTCAATTGAAAGCCAAGTCGTTGATTGATCTCGCCGGTGATCAATTGATTGATCCAGCGGCGCTGGGCCGGCGGCTCGCTGTCGCCGGGGTACTGCTTCAGGTAGCGACTTCCCGAGACGATGTCGACATTTTGGCAAGCGGCGACAAAGCGGGGAATACGCTGCGGTTCGTGCTGGCCATCGCAGTCGATCGTCACAACGATGTCGTAGTCTTCAGCGGCGGCGTATTCAAACGCGGTCTTGAGCGCGGCGCCGTAACCCCGATTCTTGGCGTGGGTCACCACCTGGATGTCGTTGCGCTCGGCAAGCAGCTCTGCGGTGCCGTCTGAGGAGCCGTCGTCAACGACCAAAATGTCGCGGCTATAGCGCTTCACTTCGTCCAAAACCGAGTGGACGGTTCCACGTTCATTAAACACCGGCAGCGCGGTCAGAGCACGAGGCGACTTCATTGTTGGTTCCATCAAGCAGCAGGGACCGAGAATCAAACAACCCATGCTACGCTGTCGCCTAGCGGGAAGCAACGCTTCAGCCGGCGGCGGCTATCCGTAACATCTTACCTATCCGTGAGATACTGCACGGCGGCGATCACTGTACCCTTCGATGCCGCGGCTTTCCGGTGGTTGCAATTGCGGGGGCAAGAATGTGGAAAACCCCGAAGAAGTTGGGGTAATTTGTATCCAGGATTTTCGCAAAGATATTAGGGAGGCGTTGAATCAGGGAACTGGACTTCTGAGGGACTTATGAAGTCCTGGCCTGGACCACGAACGTGCAGGATGTGCACGACATTTCCACGAATAATGAAAAGTGCACGGTACGCTTTACCCAATCTCGTTCTAAACAGGATTTCGCGTATTGTTTCGGTGTAGAGAGTTGATTCCGCTGCGATACTGCAAGAAGCGGCACGATATTCAAGACAAATTAGCGTCTTTTCCAACGCTATCGCCCAGTTTTGGGCGCCAGCCCTTGAGCGTTGAGAGATATTAGTCGAACAGCGATTGAATGTCTTTTTCGCCACTGGGCTGAACAATGACTTGTAGCTTCATTCCGGAGTTTCCGGAATGCTATTTATCTGTCGAAACTCATCAAAGAATTCAGAAACAGGGCGCCCCAGCCCGGCGTCCATTTCGTTCAAGCCTTGCCGGATCGCCGCATGGATTTCATTCTGGCGTTGGGAGTCATACCAGCGCAATAGCAGTTCATCGAGGGATGTCGCGTCTGGCTGAGTATGAAGGTTCTGAAACGCGAAGGCGTAGAAACTTTCGAGCTGTTCAAGCGTGGTCATGATCGAAAACTCCGTATTAGACCTTCTCAATTCTAACACACCGACGCCAGGGTACGAAAAGGTCACTTCAGCCAAGTGATCGGGTCACTTTCCTGCTCGCTGGCCCAGCATTTTAATCCCGCATATTCGTCCGTCAGTTGGTCGGCTAAGGTCTCGACGGCGAACCGCTCGCTGGCGTAGTGCCCGACCAGGACGAGCGCGACGCCTTGGGCCTTCGCTTCGAGCGACGTGTGAAAGTTGGTCTCGCCCAATAAAAGGCAATCGCAACCGAGGGTGATCGCCGTACCCAGAAATTCGCCCGCTGCGCCGCAAGCGACCGCTGGTTGCGTCACTTTTTGATTGACGCCGCCGACTACTTGTACGTACTCGATCTGCAGAAATTTGCGCACGACGGCGGCGAATTGGGAGAGCGTCTGCGGAGCCGCCAGCTTGCCGTAGCGCCCGCTTCCCAAAGGCGCCAAAGGGGGATGATCGAACGGCTTGAGCGGCGCGATGTTGGTCAAGCCAAGACCTGCGGCAAGCTGCTGATTGATGCCGGCGGCGGCCGAATCGAATCCGGTGTGCGGGCTGTAGATCGCGACGCCGGCTGCGATCAGTTGCAGCAACATTCGCCCGACGGTATCGTCGGCCGTGATCCGTTTCAACGCGCGAAACGGCAGCGGATGATGAGCGACGATCATGTTCGCGCCGCCAGCGATCGCTTCTTCGACCACCTCCGGCGTGATCGTTAGACAGGTCATCAGCTTGCTGACCGGGGCCGTACGATCCCCTACTAACAAGCCGACATTGTCCCAGGATTCGGCCAGCGTCGTTGGAGCGAACTGATCGAGGTAGCGGCAAAGTTGGTCGACGGTCGTCGCGATAGATTGGTTCATGCGGCTATCAAGCGGACAGAGCGAAAGAATCGTTTCGACGTATCGTAACACGAAACGGATCGCGCTACTTCCCGAGCGGCGATACCCACAGAAACGCGTGGCCTGCTTCGTCAACTTTGATTTCTAAGTTGAGTTTGGCTTGAAACAAAATCGTATCGAGCAGCTTTTTATAGAACGTGCGACGGGCCGGGTATTTCACTTTGGCGGTCGCGATGTCGATTCGTTTAGCGGCTGCGCCGTTGTGATCCCACAGCAGCGGCAATTTGACGCGCGCGGCGATGGCGTCGGCCGCTTGTTGGACCGGGATGTCGGCGATCTCGACTTCGAGATATTGAAACATGCCGGGGGCGACCTGGCCTGGGTTTCCATCGGGAGTCCAACCAACGGGCCAAGGTTTTTTGGCGGCGGCCGAGTCGACCAGATGCAGCTCGACATCGCCGCCGGTTTCTCGACGTGGAACCATCGCCAAGCCGAGCGGGCGAAGCAGCGCGGCGACTGCCGTGCCGCAGCTCACATTTTCCAGCTCATCGAGGACCTTGCCTTGTTTCATGCGCGCGATAACGTCAGGAGTGGCGCGAAACTCGACATCCAGCCGCTGGTTGATCTTTTGCAGCGTATCAAACGGGGTCGTCTCTTTGGTCTTGGCTCCGACAGTTGGGGAGAGTTGTTCGTAGAGGGCGACGAATTCTTTGGAGGTGAGCCCGAACACGCTCTCTTGTCGTTCGAGTTCTTTCTTACCGCCTGCCCGAACTTTCTCAAGCCAACTGCGCATGCCGGCGATATCGTTCATTTTAAAGCGACCGCCTGGCGTGATCAAAACTTCGCCGGGGGTAAGCAGCGCCGTGATGTGGTAGTTGCCAGACCCTTTGTCGACGAGATCGGTCGCATCGCTGCCGTGACCCGAACGGAGCCGGACATCGTCGAAACCGACTGACTGCAGCGCCTTCACCCATTTGTGGGTCGAAGTGACGGCGACCCCTTTTTCGGTGGCGACTTCCAGCGTCACGCGGCCGGCGCTGGCCAGCGACGAAGCGCCGATCAATACAAAGAGCGTCAGTAAAATGCGAATCATCGGCATATCCAGCAGAAAGTGCGAAGCCATCTGCCGAATTGTAGCACGCTGGATCGCCGGTTCCGACGATTTTGTGCGGCTGTTAGTACTCGTTGAACGAATCTCGTTCGGTCCAAATCGCCACTGCGACCGCGACGATGCAGGCGATGATCGGCAGCAGCGTTCGCAACAGTACGCCGCTAAAACCTGGGCGTTCGGCCAGCGGTTTCCACAGACCGATCCAAAGAAGAGCGGGCGCCAAAGTCGGCAGCAGATAGCAGATCAGAGGTATCTCGCTGAACGATTGCACGCGAGCATCGAGCAAGTAGCCGCCTGAGAGCAGCGTGACCGGCAGCGCGGCGCCGAGCAGCGCCGGTTTTTCTTTGGAGAGCAACGAAACGAGGGTGACGCCCACCATGGCGGCGAAACCCATTCCCAGAATCTGCATCAGTTTGGCGTTGCCTGACAACAATATTACGACCATGCCGGCCGCCAGCGAGATTGTGACGATCGCCGGCAACCACGGGCCATTCATCCGGCGCGACAACCCGTCGAGCGGAACGGCGATCGCAAGCATCCAAAGGGGCCAGACGATCAAATGAACGGTCCGCGACGGCTCGAGATCGGCGTAGGTAGGCACGATGAACCAAGCGGCGATCCAAACCGCAGCGAAATAGAGCAAGACGCGTTCGACGAGCGTGATTCCGTTGGCCGCCGCGACAGGTCCGATCAGCGCCGTTAGAAACAGCGCATACGGAGTCCAGTGCCAGTGGGAGGTCGGGCTCCAGGGGCCAAGCTGCAGGAGCGCATAGCTAATTGTGAAGCCAGCGGCGATCGCGAGAGCGGCGGGCCAGCGCTCGCGAGCTTCTGCGGAGAGAAAACGTTGGGCGATCCAAAAGATCGCGGCTGCGACCAGCGCCGGAGCCGCGAATCCATAGAGAGCTTCGTTGGGAGTAATCGGCACGAGTTATTCGCTCTGAATTACTTCGCGGTGACTTCGATCGTCATCGCGACTTCTTTTTCGACCTTGCCGTCACCGTAGGTCATGCCGAATTCGGTGCGATCGATCTTGAAATCGGCCGTCAGCTTGCCGGCTTCGACGGTCGCCGGAAACGTGATCGACTTGGTTTCGCCCAACAGGGTCAGATCGCCGGTGATGGCGAACTTGCCTGGCTCGGTCGATTCAATTCCGGTCGTCTTGAAAGTGGCGACGGGGAACTCACGAACATTGAAAAAGTCAGGACTCTTCAAGTGACCAGTCAGCTTTTCAATTTCGGTGCTGAGCGATTCGGTTTTAATTTCAACGTTGATCTCGCGGGGCATTCCTTCCGCGAAGGTCGCCGTGCCGGACAGTTCGCCAAATTTGCCGGTCCGCGGATCGGGCTTGTCGCCGCTATGCGTGCCGACAAATTGAACCAGCGTGTTCTTGGCGTTCAACTTCACATCCCCATCGAGCGCGGCGCCAGCTGTTGCTTCGCTTGCAGCAGGCGTCTTTGCCGGGGCTTCGGCAGCAGGCGCTTCGGCCGGCATTTCCGCTTTCGGAGCATCTGCTTTGGGAGCTGCTTCCGTCGCAGGCGCTTCCGCCGGAGTTTCCACCTTTGGAGCCGCTTCGGCAGCAGGTTTTTCAGCGGGCATCTCGGCTTTCGGGGCTTCGATCTTAGGAGCTTCTTCCGCGGCCGGAACTTCCGCCGGCATTTCTGGCTTGGCGGTTTTCACCATCGGTGTTTCTTCGGCGACGGGGGTTTCGGTCGGCATTTCGACAACGAGTGTCTCGACGACTTCGGTTTCTTCGGCCGGCGTTTCGGCGACCGGGGCAGGAGCTTCGCAGCCGATCAGACCGGCGGCGGAGAGCATGAGAATCCAGTGCAAGCGTGGCATCGTTTTGTTTCCTATGGCAAAAAGTACGATATGGGGGGCGAGTCTGACGAACGCTCGTCGGCCGCGATTTAGGTAGAAGAGGGAACGGCCGACCCAACGCGACGACCGCGCAGTGCGCCTCGATGGGCCGACCGAGCGTTCATCTTAAGCCAGTTTTTCGACGGATGCCACGCAACTCTGGCGTAATTGGCTAACCCAAATAAGGTTTTAAGAGGGCGATCGTTTCATTTTTACCGATCGACAGCTTGCCGAAACCATGGACGGCGCCAGCCGAAATCGCAATTTGCTGATGCTCTTCGTAGTTGGTGATCAGCATCGTGGGGGTTTCTCGCAAGGATGCATCGGCTTTGATTTGCTTGATAACCTCAAGCCCGTCGGTGTAATCGCGATCGAGTTTACGATTGACCAGCACCAGATCAATTGCTTCGCGGTGAAGGATTTCGAGCGCGTCTTCGGGGCCATCGGCCTGCAACACTTTGGCGCCAAACTGCGTTTCTACAAACGATTTGATCGCATAGAAATCAGGACCGCAATTACCTACATCGAGAACTTTTTTGGGCATGGATCGACGCCGTAGTTGGCGATAGCAAAGGAACAAGGAAACAAAAAAAGCGAGAAGGTACGGGTCCTTCTCGCTCTCTTGGATGGCGCCAGGCGGTAATTGGTAACCGCTACGGCGATTTATTCTTCTTCTTCGGCGGCGATCGCGAAGAGGTGCGTCTTGTTGGCGATGTACAACACGCCGTTAGCGACAATCGGGGTCGAATAGACCGAGTTGCCCATGTTGATCTCGTCGATCGGTTCGGCATCTTCCGGGTCGGCCGACAGTTTGAAGACGCAGACGTCACCATCTTCGTCACCAATGTAGACGTGCCCGTCGACGATCAACGGCGATCCCCACGCGGCGGCCAACATGTCGTAGGTCCAGTGCCGCTTGCCGGTCTGAGCGTCCAGGCAATGGAGCAGTCCGCTGAAGTCCGAGATGTAGAGAATGTCGTCCTTGATCGCAACGGTGCCGATGCTGCGGTGCATCGTTTCTTCAAAACTGATGCGACCGTCGCCATCTTCGTCACCGCCGGCATAGTGCCAGATCACGGCGCTGTTCGGATTATCGACTGCGACTTCGCCATCTTCGGGAATGACCGCTTGAATGCGGCGATGCGGCAACGGCACCCGTGAGCTCCCTTCGACCTTCATCGCCAACTGCGGGCTGACGTCGCCTCGTTTGGTCGGATCGATGCACCAGAGGTGACCTTCCCCTTCGCCATGTTCCGGGTCTTGCCCTACGGCCACGTAAACCTTGCCGTCATAGACGACCGGGGTCGCGATGATGTTGTTGCGAGTTCCGCGTCCGCCGATCACCCACTTCGACTCTTTTGGGTTGCCGTCGAATTTCCAGAGCAGTTCCGGCTTGCCGTCCTTGCCTTTATCGGCCTTGAACGAATAGACCCAACCATTGCCGCCGGCGAACAGCACTTGCGGCACTCCGCCCAGTTCGGCGATCGTCGGGCTCGACCATTGACCGTGCAGGATGTTTTCGCCAGGCGAACGATCGGTCCAGAGAACTTCGCCGGTGTTCTTGTCCATTGCGATAAAGCTGGGAGCCTGGGGCGAGGGAAGCACGATGTGCGACTCGTCGACGCCGTTCGACGTGTTGACAAACAGGATGTCTCCGAGCGCAGCGATCGAACAAGAGCACATGTTGTGCTGCGAAACGCCAAGCTCGGTCATCATGTTGAAGACCCAGATGACGTCCGCTTCGGTCTTGTCGGTGAACTTCTCTTCCTTATAGGGGCCGTCGTTCTCGCCGTCATAAAAGCCTTCGACATCCAAGCAGCGAACTTCGCCGCGACTGGTCACAAACCAAAGGCGGTTGCCTTCGACATACGGAGCGCAGCAAATCCCTTGCAGCGGCCAGTCATGGACGCGGCCGGTCGAGAGCTTTTCGCTGGAATGTTGCCAGAGGAAGTCGCCGGTCTGTTCGTCGTAGCAAACCAACACGCCGAGATCGACGTCGGCAGGATAACGGGAAATCAAACCGCTGCTATTGTTGGTGCCAACGAACACTTTGCCCGAAGCGACGACCGGATTGCCGTACGACTGGCTGCCGAGTTTGGCGACCCATTTGATGTTTTCGGCTTTGGACGAATCCCACTCGCCGGTTTTACGATCAAACCGGCCGATGTCCCACTCCTGCGGAATGTTGGTTGCGACCGGTACGTTATTTCGCAGCGAGTTGCCGCCCCACATCGGCCAATCTTTGGTGGGCTCCATCTTTTCCGACGACTTAGGCTGCGCGATGACAGCGACCGGCTCGGCGTCCGCGTGACCTGCCGGCAACACGGTCGCGATGATCGCGCCGGCAAGCGCCGCGCAGAACATGGCGACAGTCGACAGGAATGGCTTGTTTTGCATAACAGCTCCGAAAACTTCAGGGTAGGAGATTGTTTTTGGGGGGAAAGAAAGTCAGGCGCCGCGTCTCTTACGACTTGTCGTTGGGCGTGACTGAAACGTTGTCGATGTAGATTTCGGCGTTGGTCGCGTTGCCAAAGAAACCAGGGCTGCCGTCGCGATTGGGGTAGGCGTCTTCCCCGACGATGGTCCACTCGGCCGGCTCGGCTTCGTCTTTCTTCCAGACTTTGCCGCGCACGATCGCGATGTCTCCTTCGTTTGCAACTTGCATCTTCAAGCGATACCAAACGTCCGCTTCCAGCGTGAACGGTTTCGACTTCGCCATCCGCTGCTGGGTAACCCAGGTACGAACTTGCGTCGTTTTGTCGTTGCCGTTCAGAACAAACTGATAGCCTTGTGCGATCAGACCGATGTCGGGAAGCAGGCCATCTTCCATCTTCTGCGCTTTGACGTCGGCTTGAATCGTGTAGTCGTGCAGTTCAGGACTCGACATCCACGATTGGCTCCGCGTTCCTTTCGGAATCGTCGAAACTTTGACCATCGCTTTACTGCCGTCGACATCACGAACGACGTGACGATAGCGAGCGCCAACCCAAGTGACCGGCGGTTGACCGACGCCAGTGGTGGAGTCGAACGCGATGTCATCGAAGTTAAAGCTCCAGGGAAGATCAGGAATCGTGCGTAGACGAGCCGTGCTGACCGTTTCACCCAACTTGGCGGTGATAGTGGTCGCGGTGTGGGCGTCGCTCGTTTCCGTGGTGTAAAGCCCCTTGGCGTCGATCTTGCCGGGGCCCGTCAGTTCAAACGTCACGCCGCTCAGATCAGCGTCTAGCTTTTCACCCAGCTTATTGAACGCGGCGACTTCGTACTGTTGCGACTGACCCGGCTTCAGCAAGACCTCAAACGGCGTCACTTGCAGTTGATCGATTTCGGGGTTCTCGCTGACCGGGGTTTCGGGAGCGACCGGAGGCAGGCCGGTAAACCCTTTTTCCAGCTTGGGATCTTCCAGGCAATAGATGCCGCCTGAGGTCGGCACGTAGATTAGCCCTTGGGCGCAGATCGGCGAGCCGTTTACTTCGACATCGTCGAAACGCCCCTTGTTGATCGTATCGAGCGAACCATCTTCCTGCGGCTCGAGAATCGCCCAGTAGCCGTTCGCTTCAAAGGCGTAGATCTTGCCATCGGCGTAGAGCGGATTGCCTCGCATAGCGCGACCGACCGCCACACGCTTGCCAACCGGTTCGCCGGTCTTGGCGTCAAACCCAAAGACTTTGCCGGCATCGTTGAAAGCGTAGACGTAATCGTTCACTTTCAGCAACGTGCTTTTGCCCATCATGATTTCGGGCTGTTGCCAAATCAGGCCTTTGCCGGTGATGTCGCCGGTTAATGCGCCGTTGATCGCCGCGACGTTCCCCATCATCGAGGAAATATCGCCGAGGTTCTCTTCACTATGGCCGACATAGACCGTATCGCCGTCGACAATTGGCGAAGCGTTGATCCCTCGCATCGACATGGCGTAGTTCCAGATCGGTTTGCCGGTGCGCGGTTGAAACGCCCAGAACTGACCATCGCCGGAACCGAAGACCATCGCCTTTTGTCCGTTGAGAGTTGCGATCACCGGGGCGCTGTAGGTGGTGTCGTCCGGCAGCAAACGCGTGCCGTTGAACCAGATCATTTCGCCGGTGTTCTTATCAAACGCCATGAAGCGGTGACACGGTTTGGCCATGTCGCCCCAACCGATCACCACGGCGCTGACGATCACCAGGTCTTCAAATACGATCGGAAAGTTCGTGCGACCGCCATAGGTCGATAGCAGACCATACTCTTCGTGCAGCTTATGGACCCAGTCGGTCTCGCCGGTTTCGGCGTCGATGCATTGGAAATGTCCGCATACGCCTAACGCGTAGACCTTGCCGTTGGTGGGGTCGCCGACAACGGCGGACCAGCCGACCCGTTCGACCGGTACGTCGGAAAGATAAACGTTGAAACGATTTTCCCAGAGAAATTCGCCGGTCTGTGCGTCGAGACAAACGACGCGCTCTCCTTCACGCTTGGTTCCCTGTTCGGCGGCGCACAACGTATAGAGCTTGCCGTTCATGACGATCGGCGTGCTGCGCGAGCCAAAATCCTTCGCGATCCATTTGACGTTACTTCCCTCGCCGCCGGCGGGATCAAAGTCATCCGGCAGCCCGGTCGCTCGCGAGTACCCGTTGTATTCTGGTCCGCGAACGTAGGTCCAGTCTTGCGGATCAACCATGCCGGCCGGTTTCGCTTCGGTGGCGACTTGGGTTTTGGTTTCTGCGACGGTTTGCTCGGCTTCTTCTTTGGCCGCTGGAGCAGCTTCCGTGATGGGCGTGGCGGCGCTTTCGGCCGGTTTCGACTCTGCGGCCGGCGCTTCCATTTTCTTGCTAGCAGCTGCGTCTCCGGCGTCTGGCTTTTCAGCGGCCGGTTCTGCTGGTGCTGTCACTGCCGGCTTCATTTCTTCGGCAGCCGGCGCCGTGGTCGCCGCTTCGTGCTCATGATCTTCATGCTCGTGATCATGATCCGCGTGGTCATGATCGGCATGGTCCGCCGACGTGTTGCTCGGAGAAGGCGCAGGGCCGGGAGGCGGGGTGCAGCCGAAAACTGCAAGAGCGGCAAACAATAGTAGGAGGGAGAGACTGGAAGTCTTCGTCATGAGTGAATACCTGCGTATTACTACTTTGTGGGCTGGGCAAGCGGTAGGGGTCGCTCTGTTTAGGATACGCCCTCAGTAGATGTCAGGCAACTGATGGCGAATGAGGGGCCTCAACGGCTAAACCGAGTATTGAAGCGACTTGCGCCTACTTGGCGGCGATCAACGGAGGGGGGAAACGGCGTTTGCGTGATCTTTCTTACACAGTGACCGCAGGGGGGAGATCTGGGGACGATCGAAAAAAATATCGAGATCCTGGCAATTACTCGTCAAACCACTCGTCGCTCGGGTCAAACTTCGGATAGACGATGTTCAGGATCTTCATCTTCCCGATTGCACGATGTCGCGTACCGGGGCGAATCATCACCAACATCCCTGGTTTCAGATCAATGCGGGCGTCATCCAACTGCATTTGGGCGTCGGCGTCACATTCCAGGATGTAATAGGTCTCGGTCAACTGTTTGTGGTAGTGGAGCTTCGCATCGCTGGAGATTTCGGTTAGGTGAATTGTGCCGGGATAGTCAACGACCTCCGCCAGTCCGCGTCGGGCAGTTCCGCAAGGACAGGGAACACCGGGAAGCGCTGCGAGATGAACTACCTCGTAACCTGAGAGCGAACTAGCGGACATGAACTACTCCAAATGACCGGCACGAGACGAACATGAGCAAATCAGGGAAGATTTCTATGGTTTATCTTAGCTAACCGGCGCCTCCGCTTCCAGTTCGTAAGATTTCCCCAATCGCGGGAGTCGGTCTGTGAATCTGCGGAAGATTTGCGGCTTGCGTGTGGTTTGCCGTTACTGCTGCAGTCGGATAATCGGCAAGGTTTGCCTGGACTGCGGGAGTGTTACATCTTGCGCTACAGGATAGGTAAACCAAGTTGCGGAATTTGCCTTCGATCGGTAAAGCGTCATCGATTGACAGGCCGATACCGTGATCTGGCGATCGGAATTCGTTCGCTGAAGAAGTCCCTCTCGCGGAGAAGTGAGGGCACGTTAGCTTTCGGCATGGAGAGTTCGAGTCACGGGAAGACTCGACCGAAGTTAACGGTCAATTTTTTGTGTGGACTGAAGAGCTTTGCAAGCTTCCTGAACAAGGTCCGACTGACGCT
The nucleotide sequence above comes from Blastopirellula sp. J2-11. Encoded proteins:
- a CDS encoding cupin domain-containing protein codes for the protein MSASSLSGYEVVHLAALPGVPCPCGTARRGLAEVVDYPGTIHLTEISSDAKLHYHKQLTETYYILECDADAQMQLDDARIDLKPGMLVMIRPGTRHRAIGKMKILNIVYPKFDPSDEWFDE
- a CDS encoding response regulator is translated as MPKKVLDVGNCGPDFYAIKSFVETQFGAKVLQADGPEDALEILHREAIDLVLVNRKLDRDYTDGLEVIKQIKADASLRETPTMLITNYEEHQQIAISAGAVHGFGKLSIGKNETIALLKPYLG
- a CDS encoding PQQ-binding-like beta-propeller repeat protein, producing the protein MTKTSSLSLLLLFAALAVFGCTPPPGPAPSPSNTSADHADHDHADHDHEHEDHEHEAATTAPAAEEMKPAVTAPAEPAAEKPDAGDAAASKKMEAPAAESKPAESAATPITEAAPAAKEEAEQTVAETKTQVATEAKPAGMVDPQDWTYVRGPEYNGYSRATGLPDDFDPAGGEGSNVKWIAKDFGSRSTPIVMNGKLYTLCAAEQGTKREGERVVCLDAQTGEFLWENRFNVYLSDVPVERVGWSAVVGDPTNGKVYALGVCGHFQCIDAETGETDWVHKLHEEYGLLSTYGGRTNFPIVFEDLVIVSAVVIGWGDMAKPCHRFMAFDKNTGEMIWFNGTRLLPDDTTYSAPVIATLNGQKAMVFGSGDGQFWAFQPRTGKPIWNYAMSMRGINASPIVDGDTVYVGHSEENLGDISSMMGNVAAINGALTGDITGKGLIWQQPEIMMGKSTLLKVNDYVYAFNDAGKVFGFDAKTGEPVGKRVAVGRAMRGNPLYADGKIYAFEANGYWAILEPQEDGSLDTINKGRFDDVEVNGSPICAQGLIYVPTSGGIYCLEDPKLEKGFTGLPPVAPETPVSENPEIDQLQVTPFEVLLKPGQSQQYEVAAFNKLGEKLDADLSGVTFELTGPGKIDAKGLYTTETSDAHTATTITAKLGETVSTARLRTIPDLPWSFNFDDIAFDSTTGVGQPPVTWVGARYRHVVRDVDGSKAMVKVSTIPKGTRSQSWMSSPELHDYTIQADVKAQKMEDGLLPDIGLIAQGYQFVLNGNDKTTQVRTWVTQQRMAKSKPFTLEADVWYRLKMQVANEGDIAIVRGKVWKKDEAEPAEWTIVGEDAYPNRDGSPGFFGNATNAEIYIDNVSVTPNDKS
- a CDS encoding Nif3-like dinuclear metal center hexameric protein translates to MNQSIATTVDQLCRYLDQFAPTTLAESWDNVGLLVGDRTAPVSKLMTCLTITPEVVEEAIAGGANMIVAHHPLPFRALKRITADDTVGRMLLQLIAAGVAIYSPHTGFDSAAAGINQQLAAGLGLTNIAPLKPFDHPPLAPLGSGRYGKLAAPQTLSQFAAVVRKFLQIEYVQVVGGVNQKVTQPAVACGAAGEFLGTAITLGCDCLLLGETNFHTSLEAKAQGVALVLVGHYASERFAVETLADQLTDEYAGLKCWASEQESDPITWLK
- a CDS encoding YceI family protein, which translates into the protein MPRLHWILMLSAAGLIGCEAPAPVAETPAEETEVVETLVVEMPTETPVAEETPMVKTAKPEMPAEVPAAEEAPKIEAPKAEMPAEKPAAEAAPKVETPAEAPATEAAPKADAPKAEMPAEAPAAEAPAKTPAASEATAGAALDGDVKLNAKNTLVQFVGTHSGDKPDPRTGKFGELSGTATFAEGMPREINVEIKTESLSTEIEKLTGHLKSPDFFNVREFPVATFKTTGIESTEPGKFAITGDLTLLGETKSITFPATVEAGKLTADFKIDRTEFGMTYGDGKVEKEVAMTIEVTAK
- a CDS encoding glycosyltransferase family 2 protein — its product is MKSPRALTALPVFNERGTVHSVLDEVKRYSRDILVVDDGSSDGTAELLAERNDIQVVTHAKNRGYGAALKTAFEYAAAEDYDIVVTIDCDGQHEPQRIPRFVAACQNVDIVSGSRYLKQYPGDSEPPAQRRWINQLITGEINQRLGFQLTDAFCGFKAYRVDTVSQLPVTEFGYAMPLELWVEAARAGLNVIELPVPLVYLDEKRSFGGALDDGTTRLNYYHLVLDRTMARGEVEVDGAAISLGG
- a CDS encoding PQQ-binding-like beta-propeller repeat protein; protein product: MQNKPFLSTVAMFCAALAGAIIATVLPAGHADAEPVAVIAQPKSSEKMEPTKDWPMWGGNSLRNNVPVATNIPQEWDIGRFDRKTGEWDSSKAENIKWVAKLGSQSYGNPVVASGKVFVGTNNSSGLISRYPADVDLGVLVCYDEQTGDFLWQHSSEKLSTGRVHDWPLQGICCAPYVEGNRLWFVTSRGEVRCLDVEGFYDGENDGPYKEEKFTDKTEADVIWVFNMMTELGVSQHNMCSCSIAALGDILFVNTSNGVDESHIVLPSPQAPSFIAMDKNTGEVLWTDRSPGENILHGQWSSPTIAELGGVPQVLFAGGNGWVYSFKADKGKDGKPELLWKFDGNPKESKWVIGGRGTRNNIIATPVVYDGKVYVAVGQDPEHGEGEGHLWCIDPTKRGDVSPQLAMKVEGSSRVPLPHRRIQAVIPEDGEVAVDNPNSAVIWHYAGGDEDGDGRISFEETMHRSIGTVAIKDDILYISDFSGLLHCLDAQTGKRHWTYDMLAAAWGSPLIVDGHVYIGDEDGDVCVFKLSADPEDAEPIDEINMGNSVYSTPIVANGVLYIANKTHLFAIAAEEEE